From Eriocheir sinensis breed Jianghai 21 chromosome 16, ASM2467909v1, whole genome shotgun sequence, a single genomic window includes:
- the LOC126999353 gene encoding thymidylate synthase-like, with amino-acid sequence MAATCNEAANGLAQVKGEAKGEEKPVKSCADLAANKSEDVRHDEHQYLDLIRTILRTGNKKGDRTGTGTLSLFGAQMRFSLRDGVFPLLTTKRVFWRGVAEELLWFIHGSTNAKDLQEKDIHIWDGNSSREFLDKMGFTDREEGDLGPVYGFQWRHFGAPYTNMHADYTGQGVDQLQEVIDTIKNNPDDRRIIMCAWNAADINKMALPPCHCLCQFYVANGELSCQLYQRSADMGLGVPFNIASYALLTYMIAHITGLKPGDFVHTLGDAHVYVNHCEALEEQLKREPRPFPKLRIKRSVTSITDFKMEDFELEDYKPHPKIKMDMAV; translated from the exons ATGGCCGCTACCTGTAACGAGGCAGCTAATGGGCTGGCACAGGTGAAAGGCGAggcgaaaggagaggaaaagccaGTGAAGTCCTGTGCTGATCTTGCGGCTAACAAAAGTGAG gATGTGCGTCACGATGAGCACCAGTACCTGGACCTGATCCGCACCATCCTGAGGACCGGCAACAAGAAGGGCGACAGGACAGGGACGGGCACGCTCTCCCTCTTTGGGGCGCAGATGCGGTTCTCACTCAGGGACG GCGTCTTCCCGTTGCTGACCACCAAGCGTGTGTTCTGGCGCGGCGTGGCGGAGGAGCTTCTCTGGTTCATCCACGGCTCCACCAACGCCAAGGATCTGCAGGAGAAGGACATCCACATCTGGGACGGAAACTCATCCCGGGAGTTCCTGGACAAGATGGGCTTCACAGACCGGGAGGAAGGGGATCTGGGGCCGGTGTATGGGTTCCAGTGGAGGCATTTTGGGGCGCCCTACACCAACATGCACGCTGACTACACTGGCCAAGGTGTTGACCAACTCCAAGAG GTCATCGACACCATCAAGAACAACCCAGACGACCGGCGCATCATCATGTGTGCCTGGAACGCCGCCGACATCAACAAGATGGCCCTGCCGCCCTGCCACTGCCTCTGCCAGTTCTACGTGGCCAATGGCGAGTTATCGTGCCAGCTGTACCAACGGTCGGCGGACATGGGCCTCGGGGTGCCCTTCAACATTGCCAGCTACGCCCTGCTCACCTACATGATCGCCCACATCACCGGCCTCAAG CCCGGCGACTTTGTGCACACGCTCGGCGACGCACACGTGTACGTCAACCACTGCGAGGCCCTGGAGGAGCAGCTCAAGAGGGAACCGAGACCTTTCCCTAAGCTGAGGATCAAGAGGAGCGTCACGTCCATCACCGACTTCAAGATGGAGGACTTTGAGCTGGAGGATTACAAACCGCACCCCAAGATCAAGATGGACATGGCAGTGTGA